One Solibacillus sp. R5-41 DNA segment encodes these proteins:
- a CDS encoding thymidylate synthase, whose translation MANKLEQTYLDLLQSILNNGVKKEDRTGTGTYSVFGHQMRFDLAQGFPLLTTKRVPFKLVASELLWFIKGDTNIRYLLQNNNHIWNEWSFKRWVESDEYDGPDMTDFGNRCLVDEDFNKLYKAEMASYCERVLEDDSFAEKYGELGNVYGKQWRRWTDSEGNEIDQLQDVIDQINNNPDSRRIIVNAWNPEDVINAGAKGSKAALPPCHVMFQFYVANGKLSCMLTQRSGDTFLGIPFNIASYALLTHLIAHECGLEVGEFVHSIGDAHIYSNHVEQVKEQLSRELKDLPTLTINVAKKSIFDIELEDLTIEGYDPHPTIKAPIAV comes from the coding sequence GTGGCAAATAAACTAGAACAAACATACTTAGATCTTTTACAGTCTATTTTAAATAATGGTGTAAAAAAGGAAGACCGTACAGGAACGGGGACGTATAGCGTTTTCGGTCATCAAATGCGCTTTGATTTAGCGCAAGGATTCCCGTTACTTACGACGAAGCGTGTGCCATTTAAGCTTGTTGCGAGTGAGCTTCTTTGGTTTATTAAAGGTGATACGAATATTCGTTACTTATTGCAAAATAATAATCATATTTGGAATGAATGGTCGTTTAAGCGCTGGGTGGAATCGGATGAATATGATGGTCCCGATATGACAGATTTCGGAAACCGCTGTTTAGTAGATGAAGATTTCAACAAACTTTACAAAGCGGAAATGGCTTCTTATTGTGAGCGTGTATTAGAAGACGATTCATTTGCTGAAAAATATGGGGAACTAGGCAATGTATACGGGAAACAATGGCGCCGTTGGACAGACTCAGAAGGAAATGAAATTGATCAGCTCCAAGATGTCATTGACCAAATTAATAACAATCCAGATTCTCGTCGCATCATTGTCAACGCATGGAATCCTGAAGATGTTATTAATGCCGGCGCAAAAGGAAGTAAGGCTGCATTACCACCTTGCCATGTGATGTTCCAATTTTACGTAGCTAATGGAAAGTTAAGCTGCATGTTGACGCAACGTAGTGGGGATACATTCCTCGGCATTCCATTCAACATCGCAAGCTATGCTTTATTAACACATTTAATTGCACATGAATGTGGTCTAGAAGTAGGGGAGTTCGTGCATAGTATTGGGGATGCGCATATTTACTCGAACCACGTCGAGCAAGTGAAAGAGCAGCTAAGCCGCGAACTAAAAGACTTGCCAACATTAACAATCAATGTAGCAAAAAAATCAATTTTCGATATCGAGTTGGAAGATTTAACGATCGAAGGCTATGACCCGCATCCAACGATTAAAGCACCAATAGCTGTATAA
- a CDS encoding ABC transporter permease — MVTGQLERAFQLAEKHKLDVSTILELNKIIAKEVNISFKMEEKILNQFIHILENNKTILKEAT, encoded by the coding sequence ATGGTGACCGGTCAGTTAGAGCGAGCATTCCAATTAGCGGAAAAACATAAGCTCGACGTAAGCACAATTTTAGAACTAAATAAAATTATTGCAAAAGAAGTGAATATCTCTTTTAAAATGGAGGAGAAGATTTTAAATCAATTCATTCACATTCTTGAAAACAATAAGACAATCCTAAAGGAGGCTACTTAG
- a CDS encoding polysaccharide deacetylase family protein, which translates to MKKGIIILVITYFVLFSNFSPTKGYNDEKIPVLMYHHLEEKLDNNLVISRENFDNQMKSLKEEGYNTITAQQLYNYLIGGMQLPQKPVLITFDDGYLSNYEIAYPILKKYKMHAEIFVITSRILENTVDKPNSKEIPKMNWNQLREMKDYITIQSHTWDSHYKFKSSNGSTNTALYGPGYINNKLENQTEYIERVTNDFIQSRKIIKEKLGYEPIAITYPYGVISNEAINSVKAAGFKLGFVINNKSVIKGDNRFVLSRITVNGNDSGVELINKIKNSNL; encoded by the coding sequence TTGAAAAAGGGAATAATTATTTTAGTTATTACTTACTTTGTATTGTTCTCGAATTTCTCCCCCACAAAAGGATACAATGACGAGAAAATTCCTGTACTTATGTATCACCATCTAGAAGAAAAACTGGATAACAATTTGGTTATTTCTCGGGAAAATTTCGATAATCAAATGAAATCACTTAAAGAAGAAGGATACAATACCATAACAGCCCAGCAATTATACAATTACTTAATTGGTGGCATGCAGTTACCGCAAAAGCCAGTGTTGATCACCTTTGATGATGGGTATTTAAGCAACTATGAAATAGCTTATCCAATTTTGAAAAAATACAAAATGCATGCGGAAATCTTTGTTATCACTAGTCGTATTTTAGAAAACACTGTTGATAAGCCAAACTCCAAAGAGATTCCCAAAATGAATTGGAATCAATTAAGAGAGATGAAAGATTATATTACTATCCAAAGCCATACTTGGGACTCGCATTATAAATTTAAATCAAGCAATGGAAGTACAAATACCGCTTTATATGGTCCTGGTTACATTAATAATAAGTTGGAAAATCAAACAGAATATATAGAAAGAGTAACAAATGATTTTATTCAGTCCAGAAAAATTATTAAAGAGAAGTTAGGTTATGAACCAATTGCTATTACCTATCCCTATGGTGTTATTTCCAATGAAGCAATAAACTCGGTCAAAGCAGCTGGGTTTAAATTGGGGTTTGTAATTAATAATAAAAGTGTTATTAAGGGCGACAATCGGTTTGTATTAAGTAGAATAACGGTAAATGGAAATGATTCCGGGGTAGAATTAATAAATAAAATAAAAAATAGTAATCTTTAA
- a CDS encoding transcriptional regulator — protein MKEQLIKAMQRNQLIYLMYIAKDGVISKRRIKILKITGDSFQAFCFNRQAKRSFIINNVLAVFPVVYKERGIV, from the coding sequence ATGAAGGAACAATTAATAAAAGCGATGCAGCGAAATCAATTAATTTATTTGATGTATATAGCAAAGGATGGCGTCATTAGTAAACGTCGCATAAAAATTCTTAAGATAACTGGTGACTCGTTTCAAGCATTTTGTTTTAATAGGCAAGCCAAGCGTTCTTTTATTATCAATAATGTCTTAGCTGTTTTTCCTGTCGTATATAAAGAGCGTGGTATCGTATGA
- a CDS encoding response regulator transcription factor, with translation MKKILVVDDEEILRMLICDTLEDLGFEIDEAEDGAEALQKINEQVYDLMILDYMMPNLTGVEVIEQLPDDVKNNTPILMLTAKAQEADRQIVLEKGAHFFMSKPFSPVELLGLVEEILNV, from the coding sequence ATGAAGAAAATTTTAGTTGTAGATGATGAAGAAATTTTAAGAATGCTTATCTGTGATACCTTAGAAGACCTAGGATTCGAAATTGACGAAGCAGAGGATGGGGCTGAAGCACTTCAAAAAATCAATGAGCAAGTTTATGACTTAATGATACTCGATTACATGATGCCAAATTTAACGGGCGTAGAGGTAATTGAGCAGCTACCAGATGATGTAAAAAACAACACTCCTATTCTGATGCTTACTGCTAAAGCACAAGAAGCAGACCGTCAAATCGTATTAGAGAAAGGCGCTCATTTTTTTATGTCCAAACCCTTTAGTCCTGTTGAATTGTTGGGCTTAGTGGAGGAAATTTTAAATGTATAA
- a CDS encoding diguanylate cyclase — protein sequence MVKEKYQQMIYKSMYENFQKWDELEFVTERQIYYFLHSLKGTAGSIGLCELTTIASEKIEPLNENEERHWSKSEWKSYLAPIIEGISFYQTNFNVQQVENTQLISTDNSYDQEFILIIDDDIVFISYLKDVLEKKGHSVIVAYNGKRGLELIYELKPSIVFLDIMLPDTCGFSILKNVKKIKKDRMFVAVMSSNDCKENRIRAYDMGALDFISKPIEEDILNSYVTNRLAYRKELEQSIIIDELTQIYNRKFMDSQLIKLIQQYNRNKEPFALAIADLDYFKKVNDTYGHLVGDEVLKGFADLVMNSKREQDVFCRYGGEEFVMLMPQTTVDQAYMLLEQLRESMKQKHFTASGARFQVTFSSGVVEATTKNLHPKKILEEADQALYNAKEFGRNQTVMFDSLTAGVQKKIKVKIIVIDDVYIIRNLITTHFENWKSSENFDIEVISYGDGVSFLNSNWYTPNYKYIILLDGMMPEMDGIEVLKKIREKHTSNDVIISMLTGLKGENYVLEALENGADDYIVKPFNIIDVSTRIMSLIKRLFI from the coding sequence ATGGTAAAAGAAAAATATCAACAAATGATTTATAAAAGTATGTACGAGAACTTTCAAAAATGGGATGAACTAGAGTTTGTTACAGAACGACAAATATATTATTTTCTACATAGCTTAAAAGGAACAGCTGGATCAATCGGATTATGTGAACTAACTACTATTGCTAGTGAGAAAATAGAACCTTTAAATGAAAATGAGGAAAGACATTGGAGTAAGTCTGAATGGAAGAGTTACCTTGCACCTATAATTGAAGGAATTAGTTTTTATCAAACAAATTTTAATGTACAGCAAGTAGAAAATACACAATTAATTTCAACTGATAATAGTTATGATCAAGAATTTATATTAATTATAGATGATGATATTGTATTTATTTCTTATTTAAAAGATGTTTTAGAAAAAAAGGGTCATTCCGTTATCGTTGCGTACAATGGCAAACGTGGATTGGAACTAATTTATGAATTAAAACCTTCTATTGTATTTTTAGATATTATGCTACCTGATACATGTGGTTTTTCTATATTAAAAAATGTAAAGAAGATAAAAAAGGATCGTATGTTTGTTGCTGTTATGAGTTCCAATGATTGCAAGGAAAACAGAATACGAGCATATGACATGGGTGCTTTAGATTTCATTTCTAAACCTATAGAGGAAGATATTTTGAATTCCTATGTAACGAATCGCTTAGCTTATAGAAAAGAGTTAGAACAGTCAATTATTATTGATGAATTAACACAAATCTATAATCGTAAATTCATGGACTCACAACTTATAAAGTTAATCCAGCAATACAATCGTAATAAAGAACCATTTGCTCTTGCGATAGCTGATTTAGATTATTTTAAGAAAGTCAATGATACATACGGACATTTGGTTGGAGATGAAGTCTTAAAAGGATTTGCAGATTTAGTAATGAATTCTAAACGTGAGCAAGATGTTTTTTGTCGATATGGTGGTGAAGAATTTGTCATGTTAATGCCGCAAACCACTGTCGATCAGGCATACATGCTATTAGAACAACTTCGTGAGTCAATGAAACAAAAACATTTTACAGCGAGCGGTGCAAGATTTCAGGTAACCTTCTCTTCTGGAGTAGTTGAAGCCACTACCAAAAATCTTCATCCCAAAAAAATACTCGAAGAAGCAGATCAAGCGCTATACAATGCAAAGGAATTTGGAAGAAATCAGACTGTTATGTTTGATAGCCTAACAGCTGGAGTGCAGAAGAAAATAAAAGTTAAAATCATTGTGATTGATGATGTTTATATCATTAGGAATCTAATTACAACTCACTTCGAAAATTGGAAATCAAGTGAAAACTTCGATATTGAAGTTATATCTTATGGTGATGGTGTTAGCTTCTTAAATTCTAATTGGTATACGCCAAATTATAAGTATATTATTTTACTAGATGGCATGATGCCAGAAATGGATGGTATTGAAGTACTTAAAAAAATTAGAGAAAAACATACTTCAAACGATGTAATCATTTCAATGTTAACAGGTCTTAAAGGTGAGAATTACGTCTTAGAGGCACTAGAAAATGGAGCAGATGATTATATTGTTAAACCGTTTAATATCATTGATGTTTCAACGCGAATAATGAGTCTGATTAAACGCTTATTTATTTAA
- a CDS encoding PqqD family protein, giving the protein MKVSLQSEITLYPLSIQKDSKNYIVEEPISGDFFELPEISVDAIKRLDKGEGLAAIEKTLKDSYPEEEVDIIEFVEQLVELGIVQEVDGVRVNRDKEKRAKSASDAGGFLWVPHWVGRLFFNGTMNMVYLLLLVSNVIILILNPELFPHYKDIFLFDSMVLNVINYLLISIVLILIHEFGHILAIRSYDLPAKLSIGNRLIFIVFETDLTQAWKLEPKQRNILYLAGMSFEQIILFLSFGFMLLFPNANFVGILSIIVLDIFIKSIYQCCFYMKTDVYYVVENVTGCYNLMESGKIYLSSFLNKHRKSGKDHKEMFQDEWNLIRIYSAFYIVGVFLTLLLTVLYFLPQLYYMFSTIYLNILGAGDRAAFWDAIVFLVQTMFMLVLLVYLAKKQRREN; this is encoded by the coding sequence TTGAAGGTATCCTTGCAATCCGAAATAACGTTATATCCGCTATCCATTCAAAAAGATAGCAAAAATTATATCGTGGAGGAGCCGATTTCTGGTGATTTCTTTGAATTGCCTGAGATAAGTGTTGATGCAATTAAACGATTGGACAAAGGTGAAGGACTAGCTGCGATTGAAAAGACACTAAAAGATTCTTATCCTGAGGAAGAAGTGGATATCATTGAATTTGTGGAGCAATTGGTGGAGTTAGGCATTGTTCAAGAAGTGGATGGGGTCCGAGTTAATAGAGATAAAGAGAAGCGGGCTAAATCTGCATCTGATGCAGGTGGTTTCTTATGGGTCCCTCACTGGGTTGGACGTTTGTTTTTTAATGGAACGATGAACATGGTTTACTTGCTTCTGCTAGTATCGAACGTAATAATTCTTATACTGAATCCAGAACTTTTTCCCCATTACAAAGACATATTCCTATTCGATTCCATGGTGCTAAATGTAATTAATTATCTATTGATTTCTATAGTATTAATTTTAATTCATGAATTTGGGCATATCCTTGCCATTCGATCGTATGATTTGCCAGCTAAATTAAGTATCGGAAACCGGCTGATTTTTATTGTTTTTGAAACCGACCTGACTCAGGCGTGGAAACTTGAACCTAAACAGAGGAATATCCTGTATCTTGCGGGAATGTCTTTTGAGCAGATCATTCTTTTCCTTTCATTCGGTTTTATGCTTCTTTTTCCAAATGCAAATTTTGTAGGAATTCTTAGCATCATCGTGTTAGATATTTTTATTAAATCAATATATCAATGCTGTTTCTATATGAAAACAGATGTATATTATGTTGTAGAAAATGTAACAGGATGTTATAACCTGATGGAGAGTGGCAAAATATATTTAAGTTCATTCCTTAATAAACATCGGAAATCAGGGAAGGATCATAAAGAGATGTTCCAGGATGAATGGAATTTGATTCGTATATATAGTGCATTTTACATAGTCGGAGTTTTTTTGACGTTACTTTTGACAGTTTTGTATTTTTTACCGCAGCTCTATTATATGTTTAGTACAATTTATTTAAATATTCTGGGAGCAGGAGATCGTGCAGCTTTTTGGGATGCTATTGTATTTTTAGTACAGACAATGTTCATGCTTGTCTTGTTGGTTTATTTGGCGAAAAAACAAAGGCGTGAGAATTAA
- a CDS encoding ATP-binding protein yields MYKSFPRLDKNIRSQFLKMLFKVSITFLIIVIVFFLYVKSSNESLKVEREAVREKAEIVGGLADSFNGINFRARGYYAFQNKQELQLLHENLEEFELYLNKFGQLPHTKEEKALYEELLEFSQNYKTVILPQAISYVDANDYEALRKLSGDGTNNLVNKFVAYTNTYNKKNEIELNNLFSKSIEKAQNFTLISLLLGIILLFFVAIIMRRVLSNVIQPIEQLTNATNAITSGHFIDLSSLVQKEDELGILANSFHKMTMSIQEKEEVLTTQNEELTAQQDELQGNQIQLQHSLSQLQKYNDLNHVLTFTLDKQQLLENLNEYLNDIYKFDTSILYLLEGHVYVSKGLTKKSTELLVGNLNKDKQVRLEEEKSFVITRKVIPGAQDIAQHPYYCYDLYSSVLNSEGHLVAVMMATREGFPFTCHEIEDLNGLMNRVSIAFERILMYEEVERSRQLNQNIIDNVNEGIQLVSSTGDVVLVNKALSQIIPSQNKLNKQHVSQQTWLEDLQNICDHPEELTHFFTEAVVEDFIDKRTFRYSISQSTQVFVEVYATSVYEGEEKIGTMFVHRDITREYEVDQMKSELVSTVSHELRTPLSSVLGFTELLLTKELKPERQTKYIETIHKEAVRLTNLINDFLDLQRMESGKQQYSMQQLSMDELSINIVNRFRHETNHHVHLIDKAKFVNVNGDSERLVQVFINIIGNAIKFSPTGGDVTISLENVNEMLQVSVKDQGIGIPKNEIPKLFQKFKRIDNSSRRQIGGTGLGLSICKEIITKHGGDIWINSEEGQGTTVYFNLPLNIKTSARQNIEGNDLDEEQTGLNVMIIEDDLSLALLLSEELKSKGFTVLFHDNTRLAFEEALQTPLVGIVIDLMLGDEINGWDFVQLLKETEQTSKIPIIISSALDESKENVEKYNIEKYFTKPYPPEELSKILVASVVCQV; encoded by the coding sequence ATGTATAAATCTTTCCCACGACTAGATAAAAACATTCGTAGTCAATTTCTAAAAATGTTGTTTAAAGTATCCATTACATTTTTAATAATCGTGATTGTTTTCTTTTTGTATGTTAAATCTAGTAATGAGAGTTTAAAAGTAGAACGAGAAGCTGTAAGGGAAAAAGCAGAAATTGTAGGTGGACTAGCGGATAGTTTTAATGGCATTAATTTCAGGGCTAGAGGGTATTATGCATTTCAAAATAAACAAGAACTACAATTATTACATGAAAATTTAGAGGAATTCGAATTATATTTAAATAAATTCGGTCAATTACCTCACACAAAAGAAGAAAAAGCATTGTATGAAGAATTACTTGAATTTAGTCAAAATTATAAAACAGTCATCCTCCCTCAAGCTATAAGTTATGTAGATGCAAATGACTATGAAGCTTTAAGGAAGCTTTCCGGCGATGGGACAAATAATCTTGTAAATAAATTTGTAGCCTATACAAATACTTACAACAAAAAAAATGAGATTGAATTAAACAATTTATTCTCAAAATCGATTGAAAAGGCTCAAAATTTCACATTAATATCCCTATTATTAGGAATAATTCTTCTATTTTTTGTAGCAATCATAATGCGCAGAGTACTTTCTAATGTGATTCAACCAATTGAGCAGTTAACAAATGCTACAAATGCCATAACATCAGGACATTTCATAGATCTTAGTAGTCTAGTTCAGAAAGAAGATGAGCTAGGTATTTTAGCTAATTCATTTCATAAAATGACGATGTCTATTCAAGAGAAAGAAGAAGTTTTGACGACTCAAAATGAAGAACTGACTGCACAACAAGATGAATTACAGGGAAATCAAATTCAATTACAACACTCACTAAGTCAGTTACAAAAATATAATGATTTGAATCATGTTTTAACGTTCACACTCGATAAACAACAATTATTGGAGAATCTTAACGAATATTTAAATGATATCTACAAGTTCGATACTAGTATCTTGTATTTATTAGAAGGGCATGTTTATGTATCTAAAGGGTTAACAAAAAAATCAACCGAGCTTCTTGTTGGCAACCTTAATAAAGATAAACAAGTTCGTTTAGAGGAAGAAAAGTCTTTTGTCATTACGCGAAAAGTAATTCCAGGTGCACAAGATATTGCACAACACCCCTATTATTGCTATGACCTCTATTCATCTGTCTTGAATTCTGAGGGGCATTTAGTTGCTGTTATGATGGCTACTCGAGAAGGTTTTCCATTTACTTGTCATGAAATAGAAGATTTAAACGGATTAATGAATCGTGTGTCTATCGCCTTTGAACGTATACTAATGTATGAAGAAGTTGAGCGTTCACGACAACTGAATCAAAATATTATTGACAATGTAAATGAAGGAATCCAACTGGTATCCTCCACAGGAGATGTTGTCTTAGTCAACAAAGCGTTATCTCAAATAATTCCTTCACAAAACAAATTAAACAAGCAACATGTTTCTCAACAAACTTGGCTGGAAGATTTACAGAATATTTGTGATCATCCCGAAGAATTGACTCATTTTTTCACAGAAGCTGTTGTAGAGGATTTTATAGATAAAAGAACTTTCCGCTATTCAATTTCACAAAGTACTCAAGTTTTTGTTGAAGTATATGCAACCAGCGTGTATGAAGGTGAAGAAAAAATTGGAACTATGTTTGTTCACCGTGACATCACTAGAGAATACGAGGTAGATCAAATGAAATCTGAGTTGGTAAGTACAGTTAGTCATGAACTACGTACGCCATTATCTAGCGTCTTAGGATTTACTGAGCTTTTGTTAACAAAAGAATTAAAACCGGAACGTCAAACAAAATATATTGAAACAATTCATAAGGAAGCTGTTCGTCTAACAAATCTAATTAATGATTTTCTTGATTTACAGCGAATGGAATCTGGTAAACAACAGTATAGTATGCAGCAACTATCAATGGATGAGCTATCCATTAATATCGTTAACCGATTCCGTCACGAAACGAACCATCATGTACATTTAATTGATAAAGCAAAATTCGTGAATGTGAACGGAGATTCAGAAAGACTAGTTCAAGTATTTATTAATATCATCGGGAATGCTATCAAGTTCTCCCCCACAGGAGGCGATGTGACCATATCTCTCGAAAACGTCAATGAAATGCTGCAAGTTAGTGTAAAAGATCAAGGAATTGGTATCCCCAAAAATGAAATTCCAAAACTATTTCAGAAATTTAAACGAATTGATAATAGTTCAAGACGACAAATTGGTGGTACTGGGTTAGGACTATCAATTTGTAAAGAAATTATTACCAAACATGGTGGCGATATTTGGATTAATTCAGAAGAAGGACAAGGGACAACCGTATACTTTAACTTACCACTTAACATTAAGACTTCAGCAAGACAAAATATTGAAGGAAATGATTTAGATGAAGAACAAACTGGTTTAAACGTTATGATCATAGAAGACGATTTAAGTTTAGCCTTACTCTTATCAGAAGAATTAAAAAGTAAAGGTTTTACTGTTCTTTTTCATGATAATACGAGGCTTGCTTTTGAAGAAGCGCTTCAAACACCTTTAGTTGGAATTGTGATTGATTTAATGCTAGGAGATGAAATAAACGGATGGGATTTTGTACAACTCCTAAAAGAAACAGAACAAACAAGTAAAATTCCAATTATTATTTCTTCTGCATTAGATGAGTCAAAAGAAAACGTTGAAAAATACAACATTGAAAAGTATTTTACGAAACCATACCCTCCAGAAGAACTTTCAAAAATACTTGTGGCATCCGTAGTTTGCCAAGTATAG
- a CDS encoding HD-GYP domain-containing protein yields MKKTSLLQEEKHSTVLFLWLFFVVFFVYEIIYYNLFPAFPWGDVNAKSSKWDDFMFFKYGIIFALIPLSIYLIKTEKTKSVKYILFSGYFLTNVVSDILYYKDSTLTYTSGNMVELVIVLFSPIFVNKKFTYFITGGLILKYILVGIFIHDPLVLFPISALIVLSFISFLLLLRFLNYIKALKYSYDEQLEGIVKGVIAILELKDPYTRGHSERVAAYAMNMAEATGKFKPSELNYFYYACLLHDIGKVNIPDSILTKSGRLTDEEYDIIKTHPVVGAEAIREVDGIADNLEVIYHHHERWDGKGYPDGLSGGDIPFLARITAVADAFDAMTSSRSYRPALQFEEAYQRILDGQGSQFDPQLIELFKQVYPQWMQISKTYRKGMNMRGGEKHENSQTK; encoded by the coding sequence ATGAAGAAAACATCTTTGTTACAAGAAGAAAAGCATTCAACGGTACTATTTTTATGGCTATTTTTTGTTGTGTTTTTTGTTTATGAAATAATTTATTATAATCTTTTCCCAGCATTTCCATGGGGCGATGTTAATGCAAAGAGTTCCAAATGGGACGATTTTATGTTTTTTAAATATGGAATCATATTTGCGCTCATCCCTTTATCTATTTATTTGATAAAAACGGAGAAAACAAAATCTGTAAAATACATATTATTTTCCGGTTATTTTTTAACGAATGTAGTTTCAGATATATTGTATTATAAAGATAGTACGCTTACTTACACTAGTGGAAACATGGTAGAACTTGTAATTGTCCTTTTCTCACCGATTTTTGTGAATAAAAAATTTACATATTTTATTACAGGTGGTTTAATTCTAAAATATATTTTGGTTGGTATATTTATACATGATCCATTGGTTTTGTTTCCAATTAGTGCATTGATTGTACTATCATTTATTTCCTTTTTACTACTGCTTCGTTTTTTAAATTATATTAAAGCATTGAAATATTCGTACGACGAACAATTGGAAGGTATTGTTAAGGGAGTTATTGCTATTCTAGAGTTGAAGGATCCCTATACTCGTGGACATAGTGAACGAGTTGCTGCATATGCAATGAACATGGCGGAAGCTACTGGAAAATTTAAACCATCTGAGTTAAATTATTTTTATTACGCCTGTCTGTTACATGATATTGGAAAAGTTAATATTCCCGACTCAATTTTAACAAAGTCTGGTAGATTAACAGATGAAGAATATGATATAATTAAGACGCACCCGGTTGTTGGAGCCGAAGCTATTCGAGAAGTTGACGGGATTGCCGATAATCTTGAAGTGATTTACCACCATCATGAAAGATGGGACGGGAAAGGGTATCCAGATGGACTATCAGGGGGAGATATTCCATTTTTAGCTAGAATTACGGCGGTGGCCGATGCTTTTGATGCGATGACTTCATCCAGATCCTATCGCCCAGCACTTCAATTTGAAGAAGCATATCAACGAATTCTCGATGGACAAGGGAGTCAGTTCGATCCACAACTTATCGAATTATTTAAACAGGTTTACCCCCAATGGATGCAAATTTCTAAAACATATCGGAAGGGTATGAACATGAGAGGAGGAGAAAAACATGAAAATTCGCAAACTAAATAA
- a CDS encoding alpha/beta fold hydrolase, protein MFPYHQKIHQFPYINYRFMPSCFYYSPYSDVSSLQTNGALEFDEKYLLPSQQQLTFVLVHGSWADAHFWDGVAAELRSQGHVVYTPEYAGHGNDPNKNVTHAMITNSVVDFITKWNLRNFILVGHSFGGTVIQKVAEQVPERIKRLVFWDAFVLRDGESVADAFPAQMRYGFEHLRANSQDDTIMLPFPLFRDSFVNTATLEEAQRMYNGVTPEPAKPLFEKLDLKRFYSLSTPKSYVYFYQDNALPQGEGYGWHPNMSSRLGQFRLIVGDGDHFTDTLTRPAMVAQKLYEAGRE, encoded by the coding sequence ATGTTTCCTTATCACCAAAAAATTCATCAATTTCCCTATATCAATTATAGGTTTATGCCCAGCTGTTTTTATTACTCTCCTTATTCTGATGTATCGTCGCTTCAGACTAATGGTGCCCTTGAATTTGACGAGAAATACCTTTTACCCTCACAACAACAACTTACCTTTGTGCTTGTCCATGGTTCTTGGGCAGATGCTCACTTTTGGGATGGAGTAGCGGCAGAACTTCGCAGTCAAGGGCATGTCGTCTATACACCTGAATATGCAGGTCACGGCAATGATCCGAACAAAAATGTAACACATGCGATGATTACGAATTCCGTTGTTGATTTTATAACGAAATGGAACCTACGTAACTTTATTCTCGTTGGGCACAGCTTCGGCGGAACAGTCATCCAAAAGGTTGCAGAACAGGTACCGGAGCGCATAAAACGCCTTGTCTTCTGGGACGCGTTCGTACTGAGAGACGGCGAATCAGTTGCCGATGCGTTTCCTGCCCAAATGAGGTATGGTTTCGAGCACCTTAGAGCTAACTCACAGGATGATACGATTATGCTTCCGTTTCCTCTGTTTCGGGATTCATTCGTCAATACGGCCACTTTGGAGGAAGCTCAACGGATGTATAATGGAGTCACTCCGGAACCGGCTAAGCCGCTTTTCGAGAAATTGGACCTTAAAAGGTTCTACTCGTTATCTACGCCAAAAAGTTATGTCTATTTCTATCAAGACAACGCATTGCCACAAGGAGAGGGTTACGGTTGGCATCCGAATATGTCTAGCCGGCTTGGGCAATTCCGATTGATTGTAGGGGACGGTGACCACTTTACAGATACGCTTACAAGACCGGCTATGGTGGCACAGAAGTTATACGAGGCGGGTCGCGAATGA